The following are from one region of the Rhinoraja longicauda isolate Sanriku21f chromosome 11, sRhiLon1.1, whole genome shotgun sequence genome:
- the LOC144598338 gene encoding transmembrane protein 205 isoform X1: MPHLGFILPCLLMSSVPIAMAAEGEPTTLAKLLHLIFLSTFWGMQIWVTFISGFIMGNNLTRHTFGFIQSKLFPSYLHLGCACAFFNLIIFAIHHPSEQLNEEETFQIVILFICVTFAALNARWFGKITSEIMADMHLIEKSCGLGQDIGMSTNRAAYNQLKESNPKYKAFSKQLALYHNASSSCNLCCLICNGISLYYMAANLSRL; this comes from the exons ATGCCACACTTGG GTTTTATCCTACCTTGCCTACTGATGTCATCTGTGCCAATTGCCATGGCTGCTGAGGGAGAGCCCACAACACTTGCAAAACTTCTACACCTGATTTTCCTGTCCACATTCTGGGGGATGCAGATATGGGTGACATTTATATCCG GTTTTATCATGGGCAACAATCTCACCAGACACACGTTTGGCTTCATCCAGAGCAAACTCTTTCCATCCTACCTTCACCTTGGGTGTGCCTGCGCGTTCTTTAATTTAATCATCTTTGCGATTCATCATCCCAGTGAGCAGTTAAACGAAGAGGAAACATTTCAG ATTGTAATTTTGTTCATCTGTGTGACTTTTGCTGCGCTCAACGCTCGATGGTTTGGGAAGATAACCTCTGAAATCATGGCTGACATGCATCTGATTGAAAAGAGTTGTGGGCTTGGTCAGGATATCGGAATGTCAACCAACAGAGCGGCCTACAACCAGCTGAAAGAGAGCAACCCCAAATACAAGGCGTTTTCTAAACAACTTGCACTCTATCACAATGCCTCCTCTTCATGTAATCTCTGTTGTCTTATTTGTAATGGGATAAGTTTGTACTACATGGCAGCCAATTTATCCAGATTATAA
- the LOC144598338 gene encoding transmembrane protein 205 isoform X2, protein MSSVPIAMAAEGEPTTLAKLLHLIFLSTFWGMQIWVTFISGFIMGNNLTRHTFGFIQSKLFPSYLHLGCACAFFNLIIFAIHHPSEQLNEEETFQIVILFICVTFAALNARWFGKITSEIMADMHLIEKSCGLGQDIGMSTNRAAYNQLKESNPKYKAFSKQLALYHNASSSCNLCCLICNGISLYYMAANLSRL, encoded by the exons ATGTCATCTGTGCCAATTGCCATGGCTGCTGAGGGAGAGCCCACAACACTTGCAAAACTTCTACACCTGATTTTCCTGTCCACATTCTGGGGGATGCAGATATGGGTGACATTTATATCCG GTTTTATCATGGGCAACAATCTCACCAGACACACGTTTGGCTTCATCCAGAGCAAACTCTTTCCATCCTACCTTCACCTTGGGTGTGCCTGCGCGTTCTTTAATTTAATCATCTTTGCGATTCATCATCCCAGTGAGCAGTTAAACGAAGAGGAAACATTTCAG ATTGTAATTTTGTTCATCTGTGTGACTTTTGCTGCGCTCAACGCTCGATGGTTTGGGAAGATAACCTCTGAAATCATGGCTGACATGCATCTGATTGAAAAGAGTTGTGGGCTTGGTCAGGATATCGGAATGTCAACCAACAGAGCGGCCTACAACCAGCTGAAAGAGAGCAACCCCAAATACAAGGCGTTTTCTAAACAACTTGCACTCTATCACAATGCCTCCTCTTCATGTAATCTCTGTTGTCTTATTTGTAATGGGATAAGTTTGTACTACATGGCAGCCAATTTATCCAGATTATAA